A window of Candidatus Lokiarchaeota archaeon contains these coding sequences:
- a CDS encoding NADH dehydrogenase subunit yields the protein MTSNEERETFVPPRITIPIGPQHPALKEPGMFKLILDGEQIVDAEVNISYNHRGIEKATEGNLHTQNLYLLARICGICSATHNGNYAQAVEFAAEKEPPERAKFIRTLTWELDRVHSHMLWFGVAAHEIGFETLFMYAWRDRELSLDMLEDLSGARIHHDMNSIGGVRRDISDELAHSLLKRLDKLEEQMDYYLNTAIKERSLLNRVEDVGVLETSMAKSHGAVGPTARGSNVPVDVRFTDPTQAYPHLIDTGNWDMILSDRCDVAGRTIVRLKEIVQAIEMSRWLIENLPDGDIQTRMSPRVDPNEVVARHEAPRGELVHYLVTNGTSKPERVKIRAPTHANWCSMEHTLRGYQIADAPIILAAIDPCYSCTDRIALVDAEDDSIEIVSKEQLRVRANKAYEENK from the coding sequence ATGACCTCAAACGAAGAGAGAGAGACATTCGTACCCCCACGAATTACCATTCCAATTGGTCCCCAGCATCCAGCACTGAAAGAACCAGGGATGTTCAAGCTCATCTTGGATGGTGAACAGATTGTCGACGCCGAAGTAAACATATCCTACAATCACAGGGGCATAGAGAAGGCAACGGAGGGCAACCTTCACACCCAGAACCTGTACTTGCTAGCTAGGATTTGTGGCATCTGTTCAGCAACACATAACGGGAACTATGCTCAAGCAGTTGAATTTGCAGCCGAAAAGGAACCTCCTGAACGAGCCAAATTCATCAGAACCCTGACATGGGAATTGGACAGAGTCCATTCACACATGCTCTGGTTTGGCGTTGCAGCCCACGAAATCGGATTTGAGACCTTATTCATGTATGCCTGGAGAGACAGAGAATTGTCTCTCGACATGCTCGAGGATCTATCCGGGGCACGTATTCACCATGATATGAATTCCATTGGTGGAGTCAGAAGAGACATCTCTGACGAACTGGCACACAGCTTGCTCAAACGCCTCGATAAGCTTGAGGAACAGATGGATTACTATCTCAATACCGCAATCAAGGAGAGAAGCCTTCTCAATCGTGTAGAGGATGTTGGTGTCCTTGAGACTTCAATGGCAAAAAGCCATGGAGCTGTAGGTCCAACCGCGAGAGGTAGTAATGTTCCTGTAGATGTACGTTTCACCGATCCCACCCAAGCATACCCCCATCTAATTGATACGGGCAACTGGGATATGATTCTGTCAGACCGGTGCGACGTTGCCGGCAGAACCATTGTCCGGTTGAAGGAAATTGTTCAGGCAATCGAGATGTCACGATGGCTCATTGAGAACCTACCTGACGGAGATATCCAGACCAGAATGAGTCCCAGGGTAGATCCAAACGAGGTTGTCGCAAGGCATGAAGCACCACGTGGTGAACTCGTGCATTACTTGGTTACCAATGGTACAAGCAAGCCAGAACGTGTTAAGATAAGGGCGCCGACTCATGCGAATTGGTGCTCGATGGAACATACCTTAAGAGGCTACCAAATTGCAGACGCACCAATCATCTTGGCTGCGATCGACCCATGTTACAGCTGTACAGATCGGATTGCTCTTGTTGATGCAGAAGACGACTCAATTGAAATCGTGTCCAAGGAGCAGCTCAGAGTACGGGCGAACAAGGCGTACGAAGAAAACAAGTGA
- a CDS encoding 2-hydroxyglutaryl-CoA dehydratase, with protein sequence MREKVGIGIDVGSTTTKGVVINSAGQILASSIRPTGASANDAAKAVLDEIEEAHGEATEQPVVSTGYGRKLISIADREVTEITCHSLGVHHIFPDVQLVIDVGGQDSKAIRVGSEGRPTDFELNDKCSAGTGRFLEVMARVLDVPIEGLGPLALQSQNPCSISSTCTVFAESEVISQISSGESPEDIAAGIHQSMAGKIASMSKRVGIAAPVVATGGVALNQAFVEYLGKSLGEDISVPQEAQFTGALGAALLSIQ encoded by the coding sequence ATGAGAGAGAAGGTGGGCATTGGTATTGACGTCGGGTCTACCACGACTAAAGGAGTCGTTATTAACAGTGCCGGTCAGATTCTAGCCTCTTCAATACGTCCCACGGGCGCATCTGCCAACGATGCAGCAAAGGCCGTTTTGGATGAAATAGAGGAGGCTCATGGAGAAGCCACGGAACAACCAGTTGTTAGTACAGGGTACGGACGCAAACTGATTTCTATTGCAGATAGAGAGGTAACAGAAATCACATGTCATAGCCTAGGAGTACATCATATTTTCCCTGATGTTCAGCTTGTCATAGATGTTGGCGGGCAAGACTCAAAGGCAATACGAGTTGGTTCAGAAGGCAGACCTACAGATTTTGAGCTCAATGATAAATGCTCAGCTGGAACGGGCCGCTTTCTTGAAGTGATGGCAAGAGTGCTGGATGTTCCAATAGAGGGGCTGGGACCCTTAGCCCTTCAGTCTCAAAATCCATGTTCCATAAGCAGTACCTGTACCGTGTTTGCTGAAAGTGAAGTAATCAGTCAGATAAGCTCTGGAGAATCACCCGAAGATATAGCAGCTGGAATCCATCAGTCCATGGCAGGCAAAATTGCAAGTATGTCAAAGCGAGTGGGCATTGCTGCACCAGTAGTGGCTACAGGGGGAGTAGCGCTTAATCAAGCCTTTGTAGAGTATCTTGGGAAGTCACTGGGTGAAGACATCTCGGTGCCGCAGGAAGCTCAATTCACGGGTGCCTTAGGGGCCGCACTACTGTCCATCCAGTGA
- a CDS encoding 2-hydroxyglutaryl-CoA dehydratase, whose amino-acid sequence MASNESKERAYRKLESSSLLQQTMFRYMLEAQAASEEGKLAWVTSGFPVEIPLAMNLGVSYPEQYTAVVGSQKVGPEVCGFAEELGYSQELCSYARAGIGSTDRPDDSPLGGLPEPQVLLACNNICGTVLRWYEAVSKLTGAPVFLLDTPPVQRRQPSHHREYVRTGLEELIDFLGEEFDTSLEEDKLQEVASNSTKAIDLWTKSLEACKHKPSPLNCADRFLAMAPVVSMRGKEHILEYYEALLNEVEGRIQQGMGAIRDEKIRLLWDNIPPWFSIYKFFNGLAKRGVVFPADTYTHAWTGSLEGEDILNRMVDIYSNVYLNRGLRAKVDKMAGLIEEYHLDGFVMFSVRSCKRYSLGQLVSKDLVTERTGVPGVVIEGDMVDSRLFNEAQIETRIDALIEMIE is encoded by the coding sequence TTGGCAAGCAACGAGAGTAAAGAAAGGGCTTACAGAAAACTTGAGTCAAGCAGCCTATTGCAGCAGACAATGTTCAGGTACATGCTGGAGGCGCAAGCTGCAAGCGAAGAAGGCAAGCTTGCGTGGGTAACATCTGGTTTCCCGGTCGAAATTCCACTGGCAATGAATCTAGGCGTTAGCTACCCAGAGCAGTATACGGCTGTTGTTGGATCGCAAAAGGTTGGTCCCGAGGTGTGTGGTTTCGCGGAGGAACTTGGTTATTCGCAGGAGCTATGTTCATACGCTAGAGCTGGTATTGGTTCCACAGACAGACCAGATGATAGCCCATTAGGGGGTCTTCCTGAGCCACAGGTACTGCTCGCCTGTAACAACATCTGTGGAACCGTACTTCGATGGTATGAGGCGGTTTCTAAGCTTACGGGTGCACCCGTCTTTCTCTTGGATACACCACCAGTTCAACGAAGGCAACCATCTCATCACAGGGAATATGTGAGGACGGGTCTTGAAGAGCTCATTGACTTTCTAGGTGAGGAGTTTGATACATCTCTCGAAGAAGACAAGCTTCAGGAGGTGGCATCGAATTCTACCAAAGCAATCGATTTGTGGACGAAATCACTTGAAGCATGTAAACATAAGCCATCCCCACTTAACTGCGCGGATAGATTTCTTGCAATGGCTCCAGTTGTTTCAATGAGAGGGAAGGAACATATTCTGGAGTATTATGAAGCACTCCTCAACGAAGTCGAAGGACGGATACAACAAGGTATGGGAGCAATTCGAGATGAGAAGATTCGGTTGCTTTGGGACAATATTCCACCGTGGTTTAGCATATACAAGTTCTTCAACGGCCTAGCCAAGAGAGGGGTGGTCTTTCCAGCAGATACCTACACTCATGCTTGGACAGGCTCACTTGAAGGAGAGGACATTCTGAATCGCATGGTCGACATCTATTCCAATGTCTATCTTAACAGAGGGTTGCGAGCAAAAGTAGACAAAATGGCTGGGCTGATTGAGGAATATCACTTGGATGGGTTTGTCATGTTTTCGGTTAGATCTTGTAAGCGGTACTCCCTTGGTCAACTAGTCTCAAAGGATTTAGTGACTGAACGAACCGGTGTTCCTGGTGTGGTAATAGAGGGGGACATGGTGGACAGCCGATTGTTCAATGAAGCTCAGATAGAAACAAGAATCGATGCGTTGATAGAGATGATCGAGTAG